One Hevea brasiliensis isolate MT/VB/25A 57/8 chromosome 5, ASM3005281v1, whole genome shotgun sequence genomic region harbors:
- the LOC110656632 gene encoding metal tolerance protein 4, whose product MEEVGVETPLLSSDAQRANHQNGVGLIRRRNSVTYLKCDFISNLPDKVRAALDPETPFNLDLTKTKGLIQGEKEYYQKQLATLKSFEEVDCLHSHEINEEQENQEQLQHERAMNISNWANIFLLAFKIYATIKSGSLAIAASTLDSLLDLMAGGILWFAHLSMKSINIYKYPIGKLRVQPVGIIIFAAVMATLGFQVLIQAVEQLIQNKPSEKMTSEQLIWLYAIMLTATGVKLILWFYCKSSGNEIVRAYAKDHYFDVVTNVIGLVAAVLGDKFYWWIDPAGALLLAIYTISNWSGTVLENAVSLIGQSAPPEVLQKLTYLVLRHHPKIKRVDTVRAYTFGVLYFVEIDIELPEDLPLKEAHAIGESLQIKIEELSEVERAFVHLDYECNHKPEHSVLNRLPHNLD is encoded by the exons ATGGAAGAAGTTGGTGTGGAAACGCCCTTGCTGTCTAGTGACGCTCAACGTGCCAACCACCAGAATGGAGTAGGATTGATACGACGCCGTAACTCTGTCACTTATCTAAAATGTGACTTCATCTCCAATTTGCCTGACAAGGTTCGAGCTGCCCTTGATCCTGAGACCCCTTTCAATCTTGACCTCACTAAAACCAAGGGCTTGATTCAAg GAGAGAAGGAATACTATCAAAAACAATTGGCAACTCTAAAATCTTTTGAAGAAGTTGACTGTCTACATTCTCATGAGATTAATGAAGAGCAAGAAAATCAAGAACAGCTCCAACATGAGAGAGCAATGAACATTTCTAATTGGGCAAATATCTTTTTGCTTGCTTTCAAG ATATATGCTACTATAAAGAGTGGATCTTTAGCTATTGCAGCATCAACACTTGATTCTTTGCTAGATCTCATGGCTGGTGGTATTCTATGGTTTGCACACTTGTCAATGAAAAGCATTAATATCTATAAGTATCCCATTGGAAAATTGAGGGTGCAGCCTGTTGGAATCATCATCTTTGCTGCTGTCATGGCTACTCTTG GCTTCCAAGTGCTTATCCAGGCTGTGGAACAGCTGATTCAAAATAAACCTTCTGAAAAGATGACTTCAGAGCAATTGATTTGGTTGTATGCAATCATGCTGACAGCTACTGGAGTTAAACTTATCTTATGGTTTTACTGTAAAAGTTCAGGGAATGAAATCGTCCGCGCCTACGCAAAG GATCATTATTTCGATGTGGTAACCAATGTAATTGGCTTGGTAGCTGCTGTTCTTGGTGATAAATTTTATTGGTGGATTGATCCAGCTGGTGCTCTCCTCCTTGCTATTTATACAATTTCAAATTGGTCTGGAACTGTACTAGAAAATGCAG TTTCCCTGATTGGACAGTCAGCTCCTCCTGAGGTCCTGCAAAAACTTACATATCTTGTCCTTAGACACCATCCTAAAATCAAACGAGTAGACACAGTTCGTGCCTATACCTTCGGAGTTCTTTATTTTGTTGAG ATTGATATTGAACTGCCTGAGGATTTGCCACTCAAAGAAGCCCATGCTATTGGAGAGTCATTGCAGATAAAGATTGAAGAACTTTCCGAAGTGGAAAGGGCATTCGTTCATCTTGATTATGAGTGCAACCACAAACCAGAGCACTCTGTTCTTAATAGGCTCCCCCATAACCTTGATTGA